The Glycine soja cultivar W05 chromosome 8, ASM419377v2, whole genome shotgun sequence genome has a window encoding:
- the LOC114422007 gene encoding ATP synthase subunit O, mitochondrial-like — MALSNRVRSGISLFTKSTFLTSERSTLQRFLVAPSISFASRNYANVPGQKENKVKVPLALFGGSGNYASALYIASVKANAVAKVESELLQFVEAVKNSPIFSQFIRDLSVAKDVRVKVIQDICGEAKFSDVTKNFLVIVAENGRLKNIDTIAKRFAQLSMAYKGEVQATVTTVVPLPPEEEKALKETLQEIIGSGAKVHLEQKIDPSILGGLVLEFSQKVFDMSIKTRAQQMERILREPVSIANI, encoded by the exons ATGGCACTGTCCAACCGCGTCCGATCGGGAATCTCTCTCTTCACCAAATCCACGTTCCTCACTTCCGAGCGATCCACTCTCCAACGGTTCCTCGTTGCCCCTTCCATTTCCTTC GCCTCCAGAAATTACGCCAACGTGCCGGGgcaaaaggaaaacaaagttAAG GTCCCTCTGGCTTTGTTTGGAGGTTCAGGAAACTATGCCTCTGCTTTGTATATTGCATCTGTGAAAGCTAATGCAGTGGCAAAGGTTGAGTCTGAGCTTCTGCAATTTGTTGAGGCTGTAAAGAATAGTCCCATATTTTCACAGTTTATAAGGGACTTGTCTGTGGCTAAGGATGTTAGAGTAAAAGTCATCCAGGATATTTGTGGTGAAGCTAAGTTTTCAGACGTTACAAAGAACTTCCTTG ttATTGTTGCTGAGAATGGAAGGCTTAAAAACATAGACACCATTGCAAAGAGGTTTGCGCAGTTGTCAATGGCATATAAAGGAGAAGTGCAAGCAACTGTGACCACTGTTGTT CCTCTTCCCCCTGAAGAGGAAAAGGCATTGAAGGAGACTCTTCAGGAAATAATAGGTTCTGGAGCAAAGGTTCATCTTGAACAGAAG aTTGATCCAAGCATACTTGGTGGTCTTGTGCTTGAATTTAGCCAGAAGGTCTTTGACATGTCAATTAAGACCAGGGCACAACAGATGGAGAGGATCCTCCGTGAGCCTGTATCGATTGCCAACATCTAG
- the LOC114424335 gene encoding auxin-induced protein 15A-like, which translates to MGFRLPGIRKGIFAANQASSKTVDAPKGYLAVYVGEKMKRFVIPVSYLNQPSFQDLLNRAEEEFGYDHPMGGLTIPCSEDVFQHITSCLNGQ; encoded by the coding sequence ATGGGTTTCCGTTTACCTGGTATCAGAAAGGGAATATTTGCAGCCAACCAAGCATCATCAAAAACGGTGGATGCACCAAAGGGATACCTTGCAGTTTATGTTGGAGAGAAAATGAAGCGATTTGTGATCCCTGTGTCATACTTGAACCAACCTTCATTTCAAGACTTGTTGAATCGAGCTGAGGAAGAGTTTGGATATGATCATCCCATGGGCGGCCTCACAATTCCTTGCAGCGAAGATGTCTTCCAACATATAACTTCTTGTTTGAATGGACAATAA
- the LOC114424661 gene encoding auxin-induced protein 6B-like produces the protein MGFRLPGIRRPSFAANIASSKAGEVPKGYIAVYVGERMKRFVIPISYLSQPSFQDLLSLVEEEFGYDHPMGGLTIPCSEDVFQHITSSLNGQ, from the coding sequence ATGGGTTTTCGTTTACCTGGTATCAGAAGGCCATCATTTGCTGCAAACATAGCATCTTCAAAAGCTGGGGAGGTGCCAAAGGGCTATATCGCAGTCTATGTTGGAGAGAGAATGAAGCGGTTTGTGATCCCTATATCATACTTGTCGCAACCTTCATTCCAAGACTTGTTGAGTCTAGTGGAGGAAGAGTTCGGATACGATCATCCCATGGGCGGCCTCACAATTCCTTGTAGCGAAGATGTCTTCCAACATATAACTTCTTCTTTAAATGGACAATAA